A part of Acidisarcina sp. genomic DNA contains:
- the fabZ gene encoding 3-hydroxyacyl-ACP dehydratase FabZ — translation MDNEKATPEPGQQLDINEIMAILPHRYPFLLIDRVVEVVRKERIVAIKNVTINEPFFQGHFPGYPVMPGVLVIEAMAQAGASLLLTEFPDRDDYLTFFTGIERAKFRRPVVPGDQVRIEIKVINWRSRAVRMEGVATVEGKVACESIVMCQIVPRKKKATASAAGAVSQE, via the coding sequence ATGGATAACGAAAAAGCTACACCTGAGCCCGGCCAGCAACTCGACATCAACGAGATCATGGCGATCCTGCCCCACCGCTACCCGTTTCTGCTGATCGACCGGGTGGTTGAGGTGGTTCGCAAGGAGCGCATTGTCGCGATCAAGAACGTGACGATCAACGAGCCGTTTTTCCAGGGCCATTTCCCTGGCTACCCGGTTATGCCGGGGGTGCTGGTCATTGAGGCGATGGCACAGGCCGGAGCCTCCCTGTTGCTCACCGAGTTTCCCGATCGCGACGATTACCTGACGTTCTTCACCGGCATTGAGCGCGCCAAGTTCCGCCGGCCCGTTGTGCCCGGGGACCAGGTGCGCATCGAGATCAAGGTGATTAACTGGAGATCGCGAGCCGTGCGCATGGAAGGGGTCGCAACGGTCGAGGGCAAGGTGGCGTGTGAATCGATTGTCATGTGCCAGATCGTTCCGCGGAAGAAGAAGGCCACAGCCTCTGCGGCAGGGGCGGTGAGCCAGGAGTGA
- a CDS encoding peroxiredoxin has translation MSKVSIVLIALLVVVLAVALRHSRAADNPIPQVGQQAPDFTLPSQDGSQISLASFRGKWVVLYFYPKDMTSGCTLEAHNFQRDQAKYDQLKAVIVGVSVDSAESHQQFCTKEGLSFRLLADTEKKVTPEYGSLGNYMGMKIAKRNTFLIDPSGKIAKVWLGVDPAHHSEEVLAELEARAKS, from the coding sequence GTGTCGAAAGTATCCATCGTCCTCATTGCCTTGCTCGTCGTGGTGCTTGCGGTTGCCCTGCGCCATAGCCGTGCAGCCGACAATCCGATACCGCAGGTGGGCCAGCAGGCGCCCGACTTCACGCTTCCCTCGCAGGACGGATCGCAGATCAGCCTGGCCAGTTTTCGCGGCAAATGGGTGGTCCTCTACTTCTACCCCAAGGACATGACCTCGGGCTGCACGCTGGAGGCGCACAACTTCCAGCGCGATCAGGCAAAGTATGACCAGCTCAAGGCTGTCATCGTCGGCGTCAGCGTCGACTCGGCGGAGAGTCACCAGCAGTTCTGCACCAAGGAAGGGCTGAGCTTCCGCCTGCTGGCAGATACCGAAAAGAAGGTGACTCCCGAATACGGCTCGCTGGGCAACTACATGGGCATGAAGATCGCCAAGCGCAATACCTTCCTCATCGATCCCTCGGGCAAGATCGCGAAGGTGTGGCTCGGTGTGGATCCGGCACACCACAGTGAAGAGGTGCTGGCGGAACTGGAAGCCAGGGCAAAGAGCTAG
- the gatA gene encoding Asp-tRNA(Asn)/Glu-tRNA(Gln) amidotransferase subunit GatA, translating to MTSETVLTENPQSIDSVREQVANRSKTAQSFAEETYERIGAVDPRIHAYLALSRERALRQAEKIDAMAASGQTLPPLAGVPVGIKDVLNMMGAPATAGSKILSGYNSPYDATAVQRLEAAGAVLVGKLNCDEFAMGSSNENSAYGPVHNPRALDRVPGGSSGGSAAAVAAGMAVATLGTDTGGSIRQPASFCGVVGLLPTYGRVSRFGLIAFASSLDRIGPFGNNVRDCATILGVMAGYDPMDATSSTLPVPDYAAEMARPVEGLRIGVPAEYFAEGLDPEVRAAIQTGIEQLRARGCTIHPISLPHTRYAIPTYYVLATAEASSNLARFDGVRYGFRAKDANALSAMYRRSRDEGFGPEVKRRILLGTYALSAGYYDAYYRKAQQVRRLLAQDFLNAFEQVDAIVTPTAPTPAFKLGEKTDDPVSMYLADIYTVTASLAGICGISVPCGESSEGLPIGMQILGKHFAEGTIFRVAQAVEQANAIPVS from the coding sequence ATGACATCAGAGACCGTTTTGACAGAAAATCCGCAGTCGATCGACTCCGTGCGCGAGCAGGTTGCCAATCGTTCGAAAACCGCCCAGTCGTTTGCCGAGGAGACCTATGAGCGCATCGGCGCCGTCGATCCCCGGATCCATGCCTATCTGGCGTTGAGCCGCGAGCGTGCGCTGCGGCAGGCGGAGAAGATCGACGCCATGGCAGCCAGTGGGCAGACGCTTCCGCCGCTCGCGGGTGTTCCGGTCGGCATCAAGGACGTGCTCAATATGATGGGTGCTCCCGCGACTGCTGGATCGAAGATTCTCTCCGGCTATAACTCACCTTACGATGCGACGGCGGTTCAGCGGTTGGAGGCAGCCGGGGCGGTTCTGGTGGGCAAGCTGAACTGCGACGAGTTCGCGATGGGATCGTCCAACGAAAACTCCGCATATGGACCGGTACACAATCCCCGCGCGCTCGATCGGGTGCCGGGCGGCTCCAGCGGCGGCTCCGCTGCGGCGGTTGCGGCGGGCATGGCGGTCGCGACCCTGGGCACGGACACGGGGGGATCGATTCGCCAGCCGGCATCGTTCTGCGGAGTGGTGGGTCTGCTGCCCACCTATGGCCGGGTATCGCGATTCGGCTTGATCGCCTTTGCCTCGTCGCTCGATCGAATTGGCCCGTTTGGGAATAACGTGCGCGACTGTGCCACCATCCTCGGCGTCATGGCGGGCTACGATCCTATGGATGCGACCTCCTCGACGCTGCCGGTGCCCGATTATGCAGCGGAGATGGCAAGGCCGGTGGAGGGGCTCCGCATCGGCGTTCCGGCAGAGTATTTTGCCGAGGGGCTGGATCCGGAGGTTCGCGCGGCAATCCAAACGGGAATTGAGCAGCTTCGCGCGCGGGGATGCACGATTCACCCCATCTCCCTGCCGCACACGCGTTACGCCATCCCCACGTATTACGTGCTGGCGACCGCAGAGGCGAGCTCGAATCTTGCGCGGTTCGATGGCGTGCGTTATGGTTTTCGCGCCAAGGATGCGAATGCTCTTTCCGCCATGTACCGCCGCTCGCGAGACGAGGGCTTCGGCCCGGAGGTAAAGCGTCGAATTCTTCTTGGCACCTATGCGCTCAGCGCGGGCTATTATGACGCGTACTATCGCAAGGCGCAGCAGGTTCGCCGCCTCCTGGCGCAGGATTTTCTGAATGCCTTCGAGCAGGTGGATGCCATCGTGACGCCGACCGCGCCCACTCCGGCGTTCAAGCTCGGCGAGAAAACGGATGACCCCGTCTCCATGTACCTGGCGGACATCTACACCGTTACAGCCAGCCTTGCGGGTATTTGTGGAATCTCTGTGCCGTGCGGGGAGTCCAGCGAAGGGCTGCCGATCGGCATGCAGATCCTCGGAAAGCACTTTGCCGAGGGCACGATCTTCCGCGTCGCGCAGGCCGTCGAACAGGCGAACGCAATTCCAGTCAGCTAA
- the gatC gene encoding Asp-tRNA(Asn)/Glu-tRNA(Gln) amidotransferase subunit GatC codes for MAEAAKVTVEDVQRVAELANLELEAGEEARMLRDLNAILGHVAQLNELDTSSVEAMAQVTEILALPALPALETLRPDLIRPSLDRSVVLDGAPETDGVFFKVPKVLER; via the coding sequence ATGGCAGAAGCAGCAAAGGTCACAGTGGAAGATGTGCAACGGGTTGCCGAGCTGGCAAACCTGGAGTTGGAGGCTGGCGAGGAGGCGCGCATGCTGCGGGATCTGAATGCCATCCTCGGGCATGTCGCCCAGTTGAACGAACTGGACACATCCTCCGTCGAGGCTATGGCGCAAGTGACGGAAATTCTGGCACTGCCCGCTCTTCCTGCGTTGGAGACGTTGCGCCCGGACCTGATTCGTCCCTCGCTGGATCGCAGCGTGGTGCTCGATGGCGCTCCGGAAACGGATGGCGTCTTCTTCAAGGTTCCCAAAGTCCTCGAGCGTTAA
- the lpxA gene encoding acyl-ACP--UDP-N-acetylglucosamine O-acyltransferase — translation MSIHPTAIVASSATVPASCTIGPYSTIGPDVVLGEDCELVSHVVIDGHTTIGARNRFFPFASIGAAPQDISYAGQLTRLEVGDDNVFRESVTVSRGTVKGGGVTRIGSNCLLMTCAHVGHDSQIGSNCIIANAAALAGHVVVEDYASVGALCAIHQFCRIGQHSFIGGGTVCTQDVLPFSLTSAKRETHTYGLNKVGLQRRGFTPERLKALQHAYKTLLASRLNTSQALEQLRSDGTPTEDVAYLLEYIERSQRGIIK, via the coding sequence GTGAGTATTCATCCCACAGCCATCGTTGCTTCGTCGGCGACGGTGCCCGCGAGTTGCACGATTGGGCCCTACTCCACCATCGGCCCTGACGTCGTTCTGGGCGAAGACTGCGAACTCGTCTCTCACGTTGTCATTGATGGTCACACGACCATCGGTGCCCGCAATCGTTTCTTTCCCTTTGCCTCAATCGGGGCAGCACCGCAGGACATCAGCTACGCCGGTCAGCTGACTCGGCTGGAAGTCGGGGACGACAACGTCTTCCGCGAAAGTGTCACCGTCTCCCGTGGAACGGTGAAAGGCGGCGGAGTCACCCGCATTGGCAGCAACTGCCTGCTGATGACCTGTGCCCATGTGGGCCACGACAGCCAGATCGGCAGCAACTGCATCATCGCCAATGCCGCTGCCCTGGCCGGGCATGTCGTGGTGGAGGATTATGCTTCGGTGGGCGCGCTGTGCGCGATCCATCAGTTTTGCCGTATCGGTCAGCATTCCTTTATCGGCGGCGGAACGGTTTGCACGCAAGACGTGTTGCCTTTCTCGCTGACCTCGGCCAAGCGTGAGACGCACACCTATGGCCTCAACAAGGTTGGCCTGCAGCGCCGTGGCTTCACACCGGAGCGGCTGAAGGCGCTGCAGCATGCCTACAAGACGCTGCTGGCCTCGCGGTTGAACACTTCGCAGGCTCTCGAGCAACTGCGGTCCGACGGAACTCCAACGGAAGATGTCGCTTACCTGCTCGAATACATCGAGCGCTCCCAGCGGGGGATCATCAAGTAA
- a CDS encoding sugar transferase has protein sequence MKHNVFSILNAPVNVAEFRGVEPLRDTHRKEDTTAAPSAVITVARASSWSVSSAKRFLDVIASLIALLLLSPVMLVIALLVGFTSKGPVFFAQRRVGSHGRLFTIFKFRTMEVAPPQQSGSPITVQGDRRVTRVGAVLRRFKLDELPQFYNVLSGDMSLVGPRPKLPHHEGLKMPFRPGLTGAATLAFRCEEQMLRSIPSQDLDRFYDRTVKPMKARLDSEYMESATLLSDLGILLSTATACTGLSTKSTSLDFSNPA, from the coding sequence ATGAAGCACAATGTGTTTTCCATATTGAACGCTCCCGTGAATGTTGCGGAATTTCGGGGCGTTGAGCCACTGCGAGATACGCACCGGAAAGAAGATACGACAGCGGCACCGAGTGCTGTGATAACGGTCGCACGCGCCAGCAGTTGGAGTGTCTCCAGCGCAAAGCGGTTTCTGGATGTCATAGCCTCGCTGATCGCCCTGCTGCTGCTTTCGCCAGTCATGCTGGTGATCGCACTATTGGTCGGCTTCACTTCCAAGGGGCCAGTCTTTTTCGCACAGCGGCGCGTGGGAAGCCATGGCAGACTCTTTACCATCTTCAAGTTCCGCACCATGGAAGTGGCACCTCCCCAGCAGAGCGGATCTCCGATTACGGTTCAGGGAGACCGTCGCGTCACCCGCGTAGGAGCGGTTCTGCGGCGCTTCAAGCTGGACGAACTGCCGCAGTTCTATAACGTGCTCAGCGGAGATATGAGCCTGGTGGGTCCGCGGCCCAAGCTTCCGCATCACGAGGGGTTGAAGATGCCCTTTCGTCCCGGGCTGACGGGTGCGGCCACGCTTGCGTTTCGCTGTGAAGAGCAGATGCTGCGCTCCATTCCCTCGCAGGATCTGGACAGGTTCTACGACCGCACCGTGAAGCCGATGAAGGCTCGCCTCGACTCCGAATATATGGAGAGTGCTACCCTCCTCAGCGACCTCGGAATCCTGCTCTCTACTGCGACTGCATGCACCGGTCTGAGCACAAAATCTACGTCGCTCGATTTCTCAAACCCGGCCTGA
- the lpxI gene encoding UDP-2,3-diacylglucosamine diphosphatase LpxI (LpxI, functionally equivalent to LpxH, replaces it in LPS biosynthesis in a minority of bacteria.): protein MKLGLIAGNGRFPFLLLSAARAHGDQVVVAAIKEETDPAIDDVAAADPGVTVFWLSLGELSRLIETFQAEGVSQAVMAGQVKHKQIFSSIRPDWRLAKLLLSLRTRNTDMLLGAVAKVLKDEGIELISSTAYLEPLLAQAGVLTDRAPSEEELKDIRYGRSVALAIAGFDIGQTVVVAGQACVAVEAMEGTDAAIARAGHLMQSLAEGGEASTLPRDLTIVKVAKPRQDMRFDVPVIGAPTIHAMQQARATCLAIEAGRTLVFDPDTVRSLANAANIAIVAVEQA from the coding sequence ATGAAACTTGGTCTGATTGCAGGCAATGGCCGCTTCCCCTTTTTGCTGCTCAGCGCGGCGCGGGCACATGGCGATCAGGTCGTGGTCGCTGCCATTAAGGAAGAGACCGATCCCGCAATCGATGACGTGGCGGCGGCGGACCCGGGCGTCACCGTCTTCTGGCTGTCGCTGGGCGAGTTGTCCCGGCTCATTGAAACCTTTCAGGCGGAAGGAGTCAGCCAGGCCGTGATGGCCGGACAGGTGAAGCACAAGCAGATCTTCTCCAGCATCCGTCCTGACTGGCGGCTGGCCAAGCTGCTGCTTTCGCTGCGGACCCGGAATACCGACATGCTGCTGGGAGCCGTCGCCAAGGTGCTGAAGGATGAGGGGATCGAGCTGATCTCTTCCACTGCATATCTGGAGCCGCTGCTTGCCCAGGCCGGAGTGCTGACCGATCGCGCACCCAGCGAAGAAGAGCTGAAAGACATCCGCTACGGCCGCAGCGTCGCTCTTGCCATCGCCGGCTTCGACATCGGGCAGACCGTCGTAGTCGCCGGTCAGGCATGTGTAGCGGTGGAGGCGATGGAGGGCACCGATGCGGCGATTGCGCGCGCCGGCCACCTGATGCAAAGCCTGGCAGAGGGCGGTGAGGCTTCCACGCTGCCGCGCGACCTGACCATCGTCAAGGTAGCCAAACCCAGGCAGGACATGCGCTTCGACGTACCGGTGATCGGCGCTCCCACGATCCACGCCATGCAGCAGGCGCGGGCAACCTGCCTGGCGATTGAGGCCGGCAGAACCCTGGTTTTTGATCCGGACACAGTGCGATCGCTCGCCAATGCGGCAAACATTGCGATTGTAGCCGTCGAACAAGCATAA
- a CDS encoding FmdE family protein, which yields MESLDELLEQAKIAHGHLCAGQVLGVRMAMLGCERLGIADPRGADRKRLVTFVEIDRCATDAIGVVTGCRLGKRALKFRDWGKMAATFVDLANQRAIRIAARESSKALAREMFPGIENKNQQQMQAYREMTDASLFTEEWVSVTLDAKEFPGFKGERIACAICGEGINYDRYVLREGQTLCQGCAAPEDRYYQPLPH from the coding sequence ATGGAATCGCTCGACGAACTGCTGGAGCAGGCGAAGATTGCCCACGGCCATCTGTGCGCCGGGCAGGTGCTGGGTGTGCGCATGGCCATGCTCGGCTGCGAACGCCTGGGCATCGCCGACCCACGCGGAGCCGACCGCAAACGCCTGGTGACCTTTGTCGAAATTGACCGCTGCGCCACCGACGCCATCGGCGTGGTAACCGGCTGCCGACTGGGCAAGAGGGCGCTCAAGTTCCGCGATTGGGGCAAGATGGCCGCAACCTTCGTGGATCTGGCGAACCAGCGCGCCATCCGCATCGCGGCACGCGAGTCCTCGAAGGCCCTGGCCCGCGAGATGTTCCCCGGGATCGAGAATAAGAATCAGCAGCAGATGCAGGCCTACCGTGAGATGACGGACGCCAGCCTCTTCACGGAGGAATGGGTAAGCGTCACGCTCGACGCAAAGGAGTTTCCCGGCTTTAAAGGAGAGCGCATCGCCTGCGCCATCTGCGGTGAGGGCATCAACTACGACCGTTACGTCCTGCGCGAAGGGCAAACCCTTTGCCAGGGTTGCGCAGCGCCCGAGGATCGCTACTACCAGCCCCTGCCCCATTAA
- a CDS encoding transglycosylase SLT domain-containing protein, producing the protein MAVSNLSIAASCIALVLLTGCDPQPATSPAGKSPQATAPTLPRQNVQLTQSPQLTPTPATTPAPANRSQQQLIDQVEQAYASGVSNYRNGRLSEAKRDFDRAVDMMLASGIDLKSDPQLSDEFEHIVDAVNTLEMEALKQGNGFAPKVEPAPVDIANDVTFPVDPNLKAQAIAELKTTQSDLPLVINDYVASQISFFSTKGHGTLMRSLQRAGRYKPMIQKILAEEGVPQDLIYQAVAESGFQPQVVNGRSGAAGMWQFMPYGTYGLTRNGWYDERFDPEKSTRAYARYMKQIYNQLGDWYLAMAGYDWGPGNVQRAVQRTGYADFWELYRRNALPQETKNYVPVILAAAIMAKNPGQYGLEGVALDSATDPDTVTTNSSIDLRLVADVTEVPVQEIVALNPSLLRMSTPPDTSFDLHLPAGKKDLFEKRIAEIPEDKRRSWRYHKLAPGESLDEVARNFHVSASDIAFVNQLPSGEDLSQTDALVIPVAPAVSTYSSARATTYVVRRGDTLVSVADRFGVSIDQLRRWNHLKTARVSSGRRLFVAEPAHVVRTSSHTRGSRVQAASGSSSRTHSSSHSRSLAKHSSSGHSAAAHSASASKKTSAKASTAVAKHSSASKSSSSTNSKRKKRH; encoded by the coding sequence ATGGCTGTTTCCAATTTATCCATAGCTGCTTCGTGCATCGCTCTAGTGCTGCTCACCGGGTGTGATCCACAGCCGGCGACTTCGCCTGCCGGGAAGTCGCCACAGGCAACTGCGCCCACGCTGCCCCGCCAGAACGTGCAACTTACGCAGTCTCCTCAGCTCACTCCTACCCCTGCAACGACGCCGGCTCCAGCCAACCGAAGTCAGCAGCAGCTCATCGACCAGGTGGAACAGGCCTATGCCAGCGGCGTTTCCAATTACCGCAACGGACGTTTGAGCGAAGCCAAGAGAGACTTTGACCGCGCCGTGGACATGATGCTGGCGAGCGGAATCGATCTGAAGAGTGATCCGCAGCTCAGCGATGAGTTCGAGCATATTGTCGATGCCGTGAACACGCTGGAGATGGAAGCGTTAAAGCAAGGCAATGGCTTTGCCCCCAAGGTGGAGCCCGCGCCCGTCGATATCGCGAACGATGTCACCTTCCCCGTCGATCCCAACCTCAAGGCGCAGGCCATTGCGGAGTTGAAGACAACGCAATCCGATTTGCCGCTGGTCATCAACGACTACGTCGCCAGCCAGATCAGTTTTTTTTCGACCAAGGGCCACGGAACGCTAATGCGCTCCCTGCAACGCGCTGGGCGTTACAAGCCGATGATCCAGAAGATCCTGGCCGAAGAAGGAGTACCGCAGGATCTTATCTATCAGGCCGTCGCGGAATCGGGCTTTCAGCCACAGGTTGTCAACGGACGCTCCGGCGCAGCAGGCATGTGGCAATTCATGCCCTATGGCACCTATGGGCTGACGCGCAATGGCTGGTATGACGAGCGCTTCGATCCGGAGAAATCCACTCGCGCCTACGCGCGGTATATGAAGCAGATCTACAACCAGCTTGGCGACTGGTACCTCGCCATGGCTGGTTATGACTGGGGTCCGGGCAACGTGCAGCGCGCCGTGCAGCGCACCGGCTATGCCGACTTCTGGGAACTGTATCGCCGCAACGCACTGCCGCAGGAGACGAAGAACTATGTCCCCGTCATTCTGGCTGCGGCCATCATGGCGAAGAATCCCGGGCAGTACGGCCTGGAGGGTGTCGCTCTCGATTCGGCAACGGATCCGGACACCGTCACGACGAACTCCAGCATCGACCTCCGCCTGGTAGCGGATGTGACCGAAGTACCGGTGCAGGAGATTGTGGCGCTGAACCCGAGCCTGCTGCGCATGAGCACGCCTCCGGATACGAGCTTCGACCTGCACCTGCCGGCCGGCAAGAAAGATCTTTTCGAAAAGAGGATTGCCGAGATTCCGGAAGACAAGAGGCGAAGCTGGCGCTACCACAAGCTTGCGCCGGGTGAGTCGCTCGACGAAGTGGCAAGAAACTTCCACGTGAGCGCCTCCGACATCGCGTTTGTGAATCAACTGCCGTCGGGAGAGGACCTCTCGCAGACAGATGCACTGGTTATTCCTGTGGCACCTGCTGTATCGACGTATTCCTCTGCGCGCGCCACTACCTATGTTGTGCGCCGCGGAGACACGCTGGTCTCTGTTGCCGACCGCTTCGGGGTGTCCATCGATCAGTTGCGGCGCTGGAATCATCTGAAGACGGCTCGCGTTTCCTCGGGCCGCAGACTGTTTGTAGCCGAACCTGCGCATGTTGTCCGGACAAGCTCGCACACGCGTGGATCGCGGGTGCAAGCAGCCTCGGGCAGCAGCAGCCGTACACACTCCTCGAGTCATTCGCGCAGCCTTGCGAAGCATTCGTCGAGTGGGCACAGCGCCGCAGCGCACTCCGCTTCCGCCAGCAAAAAGACGTCGGCCAAGGCGTCCACAGCGGTGGCGAAACACTCCTCGGCCAGCAAGTCTTCCTCATCTACAAATTCAAAACGGAAGAAGAGACACTGA
- a CDS encoding SDR family oxidoreductase, with protein sequence MVSLSLAGKVALVSGGSRGVGAETVRLFREAGAKVVFNYRVARERALELVEECGGEAECVALQQDLSHAGDGRALVAAAIERFGRLDALVVNHGIWPSRDASIATMSSEQWSRTMGVNLDSVFGLVQAAVAQFQQQRDAGRATGAAGHIVLISSTAGQRGEAFHADYAVTKGAVISLTKSLSSELAGEGIYVNCVAPGWVDTEMSAAALSDPAKREKILSSIPLGRVASVREIAAPVLFLCTPYTGFISGEILNVNGGAVLVG encoded by the coding sequence ATGGTTTCCCTTTCACTTGCAGGCAAGGTTGCACTCGTCAGCGGCGGTTCGCGCGGCGTCGGGGCGGAGACGGTGCGCCTCTTCCGCGAGGCGGGCGCGAAGGTCGTCTTCAACTATCGCGTAGCGCGCGAGCGTGCTCTGGAGTTGGTCGAGGAGTGTGGCGGCGAGGCTGAGTGTGTCGCCCTGCAGCAGGATCTCTCCCATGCCGGGGACGGCCGCGCCCTGGTGGCCGCAGCTATTGAAAGATTCGGACGACTGGACGCGCTGGTCGTGAACCATGGCATCTGGCCATCCAGGGACGCCTCCATCGCCACCATGTCCAGCGAACAGTGGAGCCGGACGATGGGAGTGAATCTCGATAGCGTATTCGGGCTGGTGCAGGCAGCGGTGGCGCAGTTTCAGCAGCAACGGGACGCGGGCCGGGCCACGGGCGCGGCTGGGCATATCGTCCTCATCAGCTCCACCGCCGGACAGCGCGGCGAGGCCTTCCATGCCGACTATGCCGTGACCAAAGGAGCGGTCATCAGTCTTACCAAGAGCCTCTCCAGCGAACTGGCCGGCGAGGGCATCTATGTGAATTGCGTGGCTCCGGGGTGGGTGGATACGGAGATGTCCGCCGCCGCGCTGAGCGATCCCGCGAAACGGGAAAAGATTTTGTCGTCGATTCCGCTGGGTCGGGTGGCGAGTGTGCGGGAGATTGCCGCGCCTGTGCTGTTCCTCTGTACTCCCTATACGGGGTTTATCAGCGGAGAGATTCTGAACGTGAACGGCGGCGCGGTTCTGGTAGGTTAA
- a CDS encoding MmcQ/YjbR family DNA-binding protein — MDAEIAREYLLTLPHVVETMQWGANLVFWVGDKAIGGKMFALLNLDDDGRAVLCFAAGPDRYAELLEVEGVIPAPYLARACWVALENWDVFRASELQELLRNARTLVEAKLPRRTKDVLAMPAAERKRLVAQRRRLLAAAGEARGAARKPKRKAKP, encoded by the coding sequence ATGGATGCCGAGATCGCAAGAGAGTATCTGCTTACGCTTCCCCATGTCGTAGAGACGATGCAATGGGGAGCCAACCTGGTCTTCTGGGTGGGAGACAAGGCCATCGGCGGCAAGATGTTTGCCCTGCTGAATCTCGATGACGATGGGAGAGCGGTGCTCTGCTTTGCCGCCGGGCCGGATCGCTACGCCGAGCTGTTGGAAGTGGAAGGAGTGATCCCCGCTCCCTACCTGGCGCGCGCCTGCTGGGTTGCGCTGGAGAACTGGGACGTATTCCGTGCCAGCGAATTGCAGGAGCTGCTGCGCAATGCCCGCACGCTGGTGGAAGCAAAGCTGCCCAGGCGGACGAAGGATGTCCTGGCCATGCCAGCCGCGGAGCGCAAGCGGCTGGTCGCGCAAAGGAGGAGGCTCCTCGCCGCCGCTGGCGAGGCTCGTGGCGCGGCTCGCAAGCCAAAACGCAAGGCCAAGCCGTAA
- the tyrS gene encoding tyrosine--tRNA ligase, translating into MSTFAPVDEQLDLLQKGAAEIIRTSDLRERLEASRKSGKPLRVKAGFDPTAPDLHLGHTVLIRKLKHFQDLGHTVIFLIGDFTGLIGDPTGRNVTRKPLTVEEIQANAETYKEQVFRILDPAKTEVRFNSEWLGTLGFEGIIRLAAHFTVSQMLERDDFHKRFQEEKPISLHEMLYPLAQGYDSVALHADVELGGTDQKFNLLMGRELQRHYGQPSQIILMTPILEGLDGVQKMSKSLGNAIGIKEKPEEMYGKLMSVSDELMWKYWTFLTDLRQSEIDTMQAEVQAGTLHPMEVKKHLARLIVAGFHSREAAQRADENWALQFQQRKISADTEEIHVPLSDVEWNSDEPHSITTIYSAAGERLANLDVSAEDIARGRGIRLPKLLHAAGLAESTTAASNQIKRAGIVIGTTTEKTVNILAQDLPARWPVRVGKRAKIVVIE; encoded by the coding sequence ATGTCCACTTTTGCCCCTGTTGATGAACAACTTGATCTGCTGCAAAAAGGTGCGGCGGAGATCATCCGCACCTCCGACCTGCGCGAGCGCCTGGAAGCCTCCCGCAAGAGCGGAAAACCGCTGCGCGTGAAGGCCGGCTTCGATCCCACCGCTCCCGATCTGCACCTGGGCCACACCGTGCTCATCCGCAAGCTGAAGCACTTTCAGGATCTGGGCCACACGGTCATCTTCCTCATCGGCGACTTCACCGGCTTGATTGGTGATCCCACGGGCCGCAATGTCACCCGCAAGCCCTTGACGGTCGAGGAAATCCAGGCCAACGCTGAGACCTACAAGGAGCAGGTGTTCCGCATCCTCGATCCGGCAAAGACCGAGGTGCGCTTCAACTCCGAGTGGCTGGGAACGCTGGGCTTTGAGGGCATCATCCGGCTGGCGGCGCACTTCACCGTTTCGCAGATGCTGGAGCGCGACGACTTCCACAAGCGGTTCCAGGAGGAGAAGCCGATCTCGTTGCACGAGATGCTCTACCCGCTGGCACAGGGATACGACTCGGTGGCCCTGCACGCCGATGTGGAACTGGGCGGCACCGATCAGAAATTCAACCTGCTGATGGGCCGCGAGCTGCAACGCCACTACGGCCAGCCGTCGCAGATCATCCTGATGACGCCGATCCTCGAAGGACTGGACGGAGTGCAGAAGATGTCCAAGTCCCTGGGCAACGCCATCGGCATCAAGGAAAAGCCCGAAGAAATGTATGGCAAGCTGATGTCCGTCTCCGACGAGCTGATGTGGAAGTACTGGACATTCCTGACCGACCTTCGCCAATCCGAAATTGATACGATGCAGGCCGAAGTACAGGCAGGCACGCTGCACCCGATGGAGGTGAAGAAGCATCTGGCACGTCTCATCGTCGCCGGATTCCACTCCCGGGAAGCCGCGCAGCGCGCAGACGAAAACTGGGCCCTGCAATTTCAGCAGCGCAAGATCTCGGCGGATACGGAGGAGATCCATGTCCCGCTGAGCGACGTGGAATGGAACTCCGATGAGCCGCATTCGATTACCACCATCTACTCAGCGGCAGGAGAACGCCTCGCCAACCTCGACGTGAGCGCGGAGGATATCGCACGTGGAAGAGGAATCCGCCTGCCGAAGCTGCTGCATGCCGCGGGCCTGGCCGAATCCACCACGGCGGCCTCGAACCAGATCAAGCGGGCGGGCATCGTGATCGGCACCACCACGGAGAAGACGGTCAACATCCTGGCGCAGGATCTGCCGGCGCGCTGGCCCGTTCGTGTCGGCAAACGCGCCAAGATCGTCGTCATCGAATAG